One segment of Pseudodesulfovibrio sp. 5S69 DNA contains the following:
- a CDS encoding 3-isopropylmalate dehydratase small subunit produces the protein MKVTGTVHKVGDHIDTDAIIPARFLVTTDAKELGANCMEGLEAGWVKRVKENDVMVGGVNFGCGSSREHAPISILGAGIPVVLAHSFARIFYRNGFNMGLVLLEIGDDIDKFSDTDQIEVDTASGVIKNLTTGTTVQAAPVPPFMQEILNAGGLVEYAKKKLA, from the coding sequence ATGAAAGTAACCGGAACCGTTCACAAAGTGGGCGACCATATCGATACGGACGCGATCATCCCGGCCCGTTTCCTGGTGACCACCGATGCCAAGGAACTGGGCGCCAACTGCATGGAGGGCCTGGAGGCCGGATGGGTCAAGCGCGTCAAGGAGAACGACGTCATGGTCGGCGGCGTGAACTTCGGCTGCGGCTCGTCCCGCGAGCACGCGCCCATCTCCATCCTGGGCGCGGGCATCCCCGTGGTCCTGGCCCACAGCTTCGCGCGCATCTTCTACCGCAACGGCTTCAACATGGGCCTGGTCCTGCTCGAGATCGGCGACGATATCGACAAGTTCAGCGATACCGATCAGATCGAAGTGGACACCGCGTCCGGTGTCATCAAGAATCTGACCACCGGCACGACCGTGCAGGCCGCTCCGGTTCCCCCGTTCATGCAGGAAATTCTCAACGCGGGCGGACTGGTCGAGTACGCCAAGAAGAAATTGGCCTAG
- the leuC gene encoding 3-isopropylmalate dehydratase large subunit produces the protein MGQTLAEKILQNHTDEQVTGAGQIVQCKVDMVLANDITAPLAIKSFKAMGAKKVFDRDKISLVCDHFTPNKDIDSAEQVKVVRDFAEEMGVTHYYECGEVGVEHALLPEKGIVGPGDVVVGADSHTCTYGGLGAFATGMGSTDIGAAMALGETWFKVPPTIRVNLTGTPGKYVGPKDYVLNQIGILGVSGALYKALEYGGDVVDDMTLEGRMTIANMAIEAGGKVGLFPVDQKTLDYAANAGFKGGETMTPDADAVYERVLDIDVTGMAPQVACPHLPENVKPVDETAGLKIHQAVIGSCTNGRIEDMRLAAEVLKGRKVDPKVRCIILPATPAIWKACMQEGLMEIFMDAGCIVGPPTCGPCLGGHMGILAGGERAISTTNRNFKGRMGSLESEVFLSNPAVAAASAVAGEIINPAKL, from the coding sequence ATGGGTCAGACCTTAGCTGAAAAAATTCTGCAGAACCATACGGACGAGCAGGTCACCGGCGCGGGGCAGATCGTCCAGTGCAAGGTGGACATGGTCCTTGCCAACGACATCACCGCCCCTCTGGCGATCAAGTCCTTCAAGGCCATGGGCGCGAAGAAGGTGTTCGACCGGGATAAGATTTCCTTGGTCTGCGATCACTTCACCCCGAACAAGGACATCGATTCCGCCGAGCAGGTCAAGGTGGTCCGCGATTTCGCCGAGGAGATGGGCGTGACCCACTACTACGAGTGCGGCGAGGTCGGCGTGGAGCACGCGCTGCTGCCCGAGAAGGGCATCGTCGGCCCCGGCGACGTGGTCGTGGGCGCGGACTCCCACACCTGCACCTACGGCGGCCTGGGCGCGTTCGCCACGGGCATGGGTTCCACCGACATCGGCGCGGCCATGGCGCTGGGCGAGACCTGGTTCAAGGTCCCGCCGACCATCCGTGTGAACCTGACCGGCACCCCCGGCAAGTACGTCGGCCCCAAGGACTACGTGCTCAACCAGATCGGCATCCTCGGTGTGTCCGGCGCGCTGTACAAGGCGCTGGAATACGGCGGGGACGTGGTCGACGACATGACCCTTGAAGGCCGCATGACCATCGCCAACATGGCCATCGAAGCGGGCGGCAAGGTCGGCCTGTTCCCTGTGGACCAGAAGACCCTGGACTACGCGGCCAACGCCGGGTTCAAGGGCGGCGAGACGATGACCCCGGACGCGGACGCCGTGTACGAGCGCGTGCTCGACATCGACGTCACCGGCATGGCTCCCCAGGTGGCCTGTCCGCACCTGCCCGAAAACGTCAAGCCCGTGGACGAGACCGCCGGGCTCAAGATCCACCAGGCCGTCATTGGCTCCTGCACCAACGGCCGCATCGAGGACATGCGCCTGGCCGCCGAAGTGCTCAAGGGCCGCAAGGTCGACCCCAAGGTGCGCTGTATCATCCTGCCCGCCACCCCGGCCATCTGGAAGGCGTGCATGCAGGAAGGGCTGATGGAGATCTTCATGGACGCCGGTTGTATCGTCGGTCCGCCCACCTGCGGTCCCTGCCTGGGCGGCCACATGGGCATCCTGGCGGGCGGCGAGCGCGCCATCTCCACCACCAACCGGAACTTCAAGGGCCGCATGGGTTCCCTGGAGTCCGAGGTCTTCCTGTCCAACCCCGCCGTGGCCGCCGCCTCCGCCGTGGCCGGCGAGATCATCAACCCCGCCAAGCTGTAG
- a CDS encoding 2-isopropylmalate synthase, producing MAERVYVFDTTLRDGEQSPGATMNLDEKIRMARQLETLGVDIIEAGFPIASQGDFEAVQAIAAAVEKPQIAGLCRAVTGDIDRCWEAIKDAKHPRIHVFLATSEIHMKHKLGKTADEVIEMIKKAVGHARRYTDNVEFSAEDASRSDWDFLVKVTETAIDAGACVVNIPDTVGYTQPFEYYDLIKYLMDNVGNIDKAMISVHCHNDLGSAVANSLAAVRAGARQVECTVLGIGERAGNAALEDLVMALNTRKELYGVETGIVTEQIYPSCRRLSQIIGMPIPPNKAIVGANAFAHESGVHQDGVLKNRLTYEIMTPASIGLTNNEIVIGKHSGSHAVRKKAEELGYSLDEDQINVLFKAVKDLADKKEQVFDEDVEALILESVYRRKDRFRLVDMSVFSGTGDVPPHAATVMAFGAANEAEVRRTSNFGEGSIDAVFQSIYSLVGVSPKLESYTVNAVTEGSDALAGVAVRIEHEGVKAVGRANDGDVVKASALAMVNALNRLEKAKEEK from the coding sequence ATGGCAGAAAGAGTGTACGTATTCGACACTACCTTGCGTGACGGCGAACAGTCTCCCGGCGCGACCATGAACCTGGACGAGAAGATCCGCATGGCCCGCCAGCTTGAGACCCTGGGCGTGGACATCATCGAGGCGGGTTTCCCCATCGCCAGTCAGGGCGATTTCGAGGCGGTCCAGGCCATTGCCGCCGCGGTCGAGAAACCGCAGATCGCCGGGCTGTGCCGCGCCGTGACCGGCGACATCGACCGCTGCTGGGAAGCCATCAAGGATGCCAAGCACCCGCGTATCCACGTCTTCCTGGCCACCAGCGAAATCCACATGAAGCACAAGCTGGGCAAGACCGCCGACGAGGTCATCGAGATGATCAAGAAGGCCGTCGGCCATGCCCGCCGGTACACCGACAACGTGGAGTTTTCAGCCGAGGACGCCTCGCGCTCGGATTGGGATTTCCTGGTCAAAGTGACCGAGACCGCCATCGACGCCGGGGCCTGCGTGGTCAACATTCCGGACACCGTGGGGTATACCCAGCCCTTCGAGTATTATGATTTGATCAAGTATCTCATGGACAATGTCGGCAACATCGACAAGGCCATGATCTCGGTCCATTGCCACAACGACCTGGGTTCGGCCGTGGCCAACTCCCTGGCCGCCGTTCGTGCGGGCGCGCGCCAGGTGGAGTGCACCGTGCTCGGCATCGGCGAGCGCGCGGGCAACGCGGCGCTTGAGGATCTGGTCATGGCGCTGAATACCCGCAAGGAACTGTACGGCGTCGAGACCGGTATCGTCACCGAGCAGATATACCCGTCCTGCCGCAGGCTTTCCCAGATCATCGGTATGCCCATCCCGCCCAACAAGGCCATCGTCGGGGCCAACGCCTTTGCCCATGAATCCGGGGTGCACCAGGACGGCGTGCTCAAGAACCGGCTGACCTATGAGATCATGACTCCGGCCTCCATCGGCTTGACCAACAACGAGATCGTCATCGGCAAGCACTCCGGCTCCCACGCCGTGCGCAAGAAGGCCGAGGAGCTGGGCTACAGCCTGGACGAGGATCAGATCAACGTACTCTTCAAGGCGGTCAAGGACCTGGCCGACAAGAAGGAGCAGGTCTTCGACGAGGACGTGGAGGCGCTCATCCTGGAGTCCGTGTACCGCCGCAAGGACCGCTTCCGGCTGGTGGACATGTCCGTGTTCTCCGGCACCGGCGACGTGCCGCCGCATGCGGCAACGGTCATGGCGTTCGGGGCCGCGAACGAGGCCGAGGTCAGACGCACCAGCAATTTCGGCGAAGGTTCCATTGACGCCGTGTTCCAGTCCATCTACTCATTGGTGGGCGTATCCCCGAAACTCGAAAGCTATACGGTCAACGCCGTGACCGAAGGATCCGACGCCCTGGCCGGGGTCGCCGTGCGCATAGAGCACGAAGGCGTCAAGGCCGTGGGTCGGGCCAACGACGGCGATGTGGTCAAGGCCAGCGCCTTGGCCATGGTCAACGCATTGAACCGCTTGGAAAAAGCGAAAGAGGAGAAATAG
- the pssA gene encoding CDP-diacylglycerol--serine O-phosphatidyltransferase, whose translation MVEKKLPRHKSVYLLPNLLTTASLFVGFLGLTWAIQGDIASCALCILASCVFDGLDGKVARITNTQSEFGVQLDSLADLVAFGVVPAVMSYLWLLHDFGRLGLMASFLFMACGALRLARFNVQAATTSKKHFVGLPIPAAACTLATLVLFTDYVPQEYLHSVISVGTLVLVYVLSFFMVSTIRFYSFKEISAFKAHPFSWMVTAILIFSLIASRPKVLGFVFFLGYLISGPLYTLFLLSRRGKRLLRDSSKKELG comes from the coding sequence ATGGTTGAGAAAAAATTGCCGCGCCATAAAAGTGTCTACCTTCTGCCGAACCTGCTGACCACGGCCAGCCTGTTTGTCGGCTTTCTGGGACTGACCTGGGCCATCCAGGGGGACATCGCCTCCTGCGCCCTGTGCATCCTGGCGAGTTGCGTGTTCGACGGCCTGGACGGCAAGGTGGCGCGGATCACCAACACGCAGAGCGAATTCGGCGTCCAGCTCGACTCCCTGGCCGATCTGGTCGCCTTCGGCGTGGTCCCGGCGGTCATGTCCTACCTCTGGCTGCTGCACGACTTCGGCCGCCTCGGCCTGATGGCCTCCTTCCTGTTCATGGCCTGCGGAGCCCTGCGCCTCGCCCGGTTCAACGTCCAGGCGGCGACCACATCCAAGAAGCATTTCGTGGGCCTGCCCATTCCGGCGGCGGCCTGTACCCTGGCCACCCTGGTGCTCTTCACCGACTACGTGCCGCAGGAATACCTGCACTCCGTGATCTCGGTGGGCACCTTGGTCCTCGTCTACGTGTTGTCCTTCTTCATGGTCAGCACCATCCGCTTCTATTCCTTCAAGGAAATCAGCGCATTCAAGGCCCATCCCTTCAGCTGGATGGTGACCGCGATCCTGATTTTCTCGCTCATCGCGTCCCGGCCCAAGGTGCTCGGGTTCGTCTTCTTCCTGGGCTACCTCATCTCCGGCCCGCTCTACACCCTTTTCCTACTATCCCGCAGAGGCAAGCGACTACTACGGGACAGCTCCAAGAAAGAGCTAGGCTAG
- a CDS encoding phosphatidylserine decarboxylase family protein has translation MLKPSVGVALEGLPYIVIAAFTTLIFAIIGCWPVAVLGLVATAFIGHFFRDPERVGPEDAEAVSAPADGKVIKVGRAVDPMTGDTRQYIAIFMNVFNVHVNRMPVSGKVEAIRYIPGKFFNASFDKASEDNERNVVVITGKGNQRFTMVQIAGLIARRIVCWAEPGDKLKRGERYGLIKFGSRVDLYIPDGYVPTVSVGQKTVAGETVLAEKRSA, from the coding sequence ATGTTGAAACCGTCTGTCGGCGTCGCCCTGGAAGGGCTGCCCTATATCGTCATCGCAGCATTCACCACTCTGATTTTCGCCATCATAGGCTGCTGGCCCGTGGCCGTGCTCGGCCTCGTCGCCACCGCGTTCATCGGGCACTTTTTCCGCGACCCCGAGCGGGTCGGCCCCGAGGACGCCGAGGCCGTGTCCGCCCCTGCGGACGGCAAGGTCATCAAGGTCGGCCGGGCCGTGGACCCCATGACCGGAGACACCCGCCAGTACATCGCCATCTTCATGAACGTTTTCAACGTGCATGTGAACCGCATGCCGGTCAGCGGCAAGGTCGAGGCCATCCGCTACATCCCCGGCAAGTTCTTCAACGCCTCCTTCGACAAGGCCAGCGAGGACAACGAGCGCAACGTCGTGGTCATCACCGGCAAGGGCAACCAGCGGTTCACCATGGTCCAGATCGCGGGGCTCATCGCACGGCGCATCGTCTGCTGGGCCGAGCCGGGCGACAAGCTCAAGCGGGGCGAGCGGTATGGTTTGATTAAGTTCGGTTCAAGAGTTGACCTTTACATTCCGGATGGCTATGTACCAACTGTCAGCGTCGGTCAGAAGACCGTCGCCGGCGAGACGGTCCTGGCGGAGAAGCGTTCCGCCTGA
- a CDS encoding metal-dependent hydrolase, whose protein sequence is MDPVTHLSSGLMGGLAARKWFPDGKFLVPACMLAAWIPDVDIFFGDGPEFNLIYHRGISTSFFGTFFLALALAGLYKLVSRRTPFVKIAALFYALALTHVWLDLITTYGTQILAPFSNHRFALDGAFIIDPLFTLTALALIVAAWLIKKRRHAIALIGMAWFFAYPLANMGVGAVLQTVYAHRLDAEGIAYDHVHVTPDALSPRFWKVVVTAGPDYLLDTMDLFGDREPAAPLRVKRADKAFLRKLGEQESMFATYAWFTKWPYVEETDTPKGRRLVFHDLRFTSTNPVLAWYYRGKRQPFTLTAQLDNSGRLAAWSYEGGIRTQDNTGTGGSGTGLEEKIQ, encoded by the coding sequence ATGGATCCGGTAACGCACCTCTCCTCGGGCCTCATGGGCGGCCTGGCCGCGCGCAAATGGTTTCCCGACGGGAAATTCCTCGTCCCCGCCTGCATGCTCGCGGCCTGGATTCCCGATGTGGACATCTTCTTCGGCGACGGCCCGGAGTTCAACCTGATCTACCACCGGGGCATCAGCACCTCCTTCTTCGGCACGTTCTTCCTGGCCCTGGCCCTGGCCGGGCTGTACAAGCTCGTTTCCCGGCGTACCCCGTTCGTCAAGATCGCGGCCCTGTTCTACGCGCTCGCCCTGACCCACGTCTGGCTGGACCTGATCACCACCTACGGCACCCAGATCCTGGCCCCCTTCTCCAACCACCGCTTCGCCCTGGACGGCGCGTTCATCATCGACCCGCTCTTCACCCTGACCGCGCTCGCCCTCATCGTCGCCGCCTGGCTGATCAAAAAACGCCGCCACGCCATCGCCCTCATCGGCATGGCCTGGTTCTTCGCCTACCCCCTGGCCAACATGGGCGTGGGGGCCGTGCTCCAGACCGTCTACGCCCACCGGCTCGACGCCGAGGGCATCGCCTACGACCACGTCCACGTCACCCCGGACGCCCTGTCGCCCCGGTTCTGGAAGGTTGTGGTCACCGCCGGACCGGACTACCTCCTCGACACCATGGACCTGTTCGGCGACCGCGAGCCCGCCGCCCCCCTGCGCGTAAAACGGGCGGACAAGGCGTTCCTGCGCAAGCTCGGCGAGCAAGAGTCCATGTTCGCGACCTACGCATGGTTCACCAAATGGCCCTACGTCGAAGAGACCGACACCCCCAAGGGACGACGGCTCGTCTTTCACGACCTGCGCTTCACCTCCACCAATCCGGTCCTGGCCTGGTACTACCGCGGCAAACGGCAGCCCTTCACCCTGACCGCGCAGCTCGACAATTCGGGACGGCTCGCGGCCTGGTCCTATGAAGGCGGCATCCGCACCCAGGACAACACCGGCACCGGCGGCTCCGGGACGGGCCTCGAAGAAAAAATCCAATGA
- a CDS encoding DMT family transporter, which translates to MTWFLLSAGAAFFMASNSAFIKRFFSDLSPWEMSLIPYFYGLPLFLAALAFIDIPAIGPDFLPYMAWVLPMLTVAILLYYRAIRVSPLSLTLPFLSFTPVFVLFTGGLILDEALTPQGTAGMLLVVVGGYVLNLDSARYGFLGPIKAVWKEPGSALMLVVAVLFGLTSVGGKVIILNSSPLFAAVVIFSLYGVLLTLLLLATGKASLKNLTRRPLLGIVAGLIVFAEALCHNVAMTLTAAAYMITIKRLAGIFSVLYGWLLFHETGIRYRLIGTAIMTAGAAVIALWG; encoded by the coding sequence ATGACATGGTTCCTGCTCTCGGCGGGCGCGGCCTTCTTCATGGCCAGCAACTCCGCGTTCATCAAGCGGTTCTTCTCGGACCTCTCGCCCTGGGAAATGAGCCTCATCCCCTATTTCTACGGTCTGCCGCTCTTTCTCGCCGCCCTGGCCTTCATCGACATCCCGGCCATCGGCCCCGATTTCCTCCCCTACATGGCCTGGGTGCTGCCCATGCTCACCGTTGCCATCCTCCTCTATTACCGCGCCATCCGCGTGTCCCCCTTGTCCCTGACCCTGCCCTTCCTCAGCTTCACCCCGGTCTTCGTCCTGTTCACCGGCGGACTCATCCTCGACGAAGCCCTCACTCCCCAGGGCACCGCGGGCATGCTCCTGGTGGTCGTGGGCGGCTACGTCCTCAACCTCGACTCGGCCAGGTACGGATTCCTCGGGCCGATCAAGGCGGTCTGGAAGGAACCCGGCTCGGCCCTGATGCTCGTCGTGGCCGTCCTGTTCGGGCTGACCTCGGTGGGCGGCAAGGTCATCATCCTCAACTCCTCGCCCCTGTTCGCGGCCGTGGTCATCTTCTCCCTGTACGGCGTCCTGCTCACCCTCCTCCTGCTGGCCACCGGCAAGGCGTCCCTCAAGAATCTCACCCGCAGGCCGTTGCTCGGCATCGTGGCCGGACTGATCGTCTTTGCCGAAGCCCTCTGCCACAATGTGGCCATGACCCTGACCGCGGCCGCCTACATGATCACTATCAAGCGCCTGGCCGGCATTTTCTCGGTCCTCTACGGCTGGCTGCTCTTCCATGAAACCGGCATCCGCTACCGCCTCATCGGCACCGCTATCATGACCGCCGGCGCCGCCGTCATCGCTTTGTGGGGATAG
- the dksA gene encoding RNA polymerase-binding protein DksA has protein sequence MEANDLKYFRETLDGMLDDILKKSEATIEDMTESGEIYADPADRATAESDRAFTLRLRDRERKLIKKIQQAINRIEDGEFGICQECGDDISIARLKARPMTTLCINCKSKQEEDEAVRGD, from the coding sequence ATGGAAGCGAATGATCTGAAGTACTTTAGGGAAACCCTGGACGGCATGCTCGATGACATCCTCAAGAAAAGCGAGGCGACCATCGAAGACATGACCGAATCGGGTGAGATCTATGCCGATCCGGCGGACCGGGCCACGGCCGAAAGCGACCGTGCCTTTACCCTGCGTCTGCGCGACCGCGAACGCAAGCTGATCAAGAAAATCCAGCAGGCCATCAACCGCATCGAGGACGGCGAATTCGGCATCTGCCAGGAATGCGGCGACGATATCTCCATTGCCCGGCTCAAGGCGCGGCCCATGACCACGCTGTGCATCAACTGCAAAAGCAAACAGGAAGAAGACGAGGCCGTCCGCGGCGACTAG
- a CDS encoding NFACT RNA binding domain-containing protein gives MEANFFRFLSAELSSTLIGRRIDKVFGPAPGVWVLAIQNTGEPLHLIFRPAKSAGHLFLSPVKPVNPQTAPAMAMWFRKRLRNRKILAARTDWPNLRLALELSPRTDPDGKTFLILDCRTGMSLADELPPSFSLEPEWPALEDVLEDPDIWREYPHISPPLRKVLAGLPEERAHALYFQVATASADAFHLARSGDAWSPPTVWPSGKNDEIFHSALDAARTYGERTLFPMLDMEEDKAQIVQLKRVRKKLKRNLASLDQEQARLEQLSAEQVKAEALQAELYRFKDAEGLESVDVTHPVHGPMTVPLNPFLSPTENMERYFKLAAKAQRGFPHVERRRRELLAQLAQAEDGTLEVHPTLVPQGTSEPDGPAALPKRFRGLAVRLFRTSDGFTVIRGKNKTANHHMLSQAASPFDYWFHVEDGPSSHVILKRDHPGQDVPETSLTQAAILCGLKSYRKDDGKADVMYALVKDVRKVKGFNLGQVAVDRKLGTLRVDLDPSLEEKLG, from the coding sequence ATGGAAGCCAATTTCTTCCGCTTCCTGAGCGCGGAACTTTCGTCCACCCTCATCGGCCGCCGGATAGACAAGGTATTCGGCCCGGCCCCCGGCGTCTGGGTGCTGGCCATCCAGAACACGGGCGAACCCCTTCACCTGATTTTCAGGCCCGCCAAATCGGCGGGCCATTTATTTCTCTCCCCCGTCAAACCGGTCAACCCGCAGACCGCCCCGGCCATGGCCATGTGGTTCCGCAAGCGCCTCAGGAACCGCAAGATCCTGGCCGCACGCACAGATTGGCCCAACCTGCGCCTGGCGCTGGAACTCAGCCCGCGCACCGACCCGGACGGCAAAACCTTCCTCATCCTCGACTGTCGCACCGGCATGTCCCTGGCCGACGAGCTCCCCCCCTCCTTCTCCCTTGAGCCGGAGTGGCCCGCCCTCGAAGACGTCCTGGAAGACCCGGACATCTGGCGCGAATACCCGCATATCTCGCCGCCCCTGCGCAAGGTGCTGGCCGGGCTCCCCGAAGAACGGGCCCACGCCCTCTATTTCCAGGTGGCCACGGCCTCGGCGGACGCCTTCCACCTCGCCCGGTCCGGCGACGCCTGGTCGCCGCCCACGGTCTGGCCGTCCGGCAAGAATGACGAAATTTTCCATTCGGCCCTGGACGCGGCCCGCACCTACGGCGAACGCACCCTCTTCCCCATGCTCGACATGGAGGAGGACAAGGCTCAGATCGTCCAGCTCAAGCGCGTGCGCAAGAAACTCAAGCGCAATCTCGCCAGCCTGGACCAGGAGCAGGCGCGCCTCGAACAGCTCTCCGCCGAGCAGGTCAAGGCAGAGGCCCTCCAGGCCGAACTCTACCGCTTCAAGGACGCCGAGGGGCTCGAGTCCGTGGACGTCACCCACCCGGTGCACGGCCCCATGACCGTCCCCCTCAATCCCTTTCTCTCGCCCACCGAGAACATGGAGCGCTATTTCAAGCTGGCGGCCAAGGCCCAACGCGGCTTCCCGCACGTGGAGCGCCGCCGCCGCGAGCTCCTCGCCCAACTCGCCCAGGCCGAAGACGGCACCCTGGAAGTCCACCCCACCCTGGTCCCGCAGGGAACCTCCGAACCCGATGGCCCCGCCGCCCTGCCCAAACGGTTCCGGGGCCTGGCCGTGCGCCTGTTCCGCACCAGCGACGGCTTCACCGTCATCCGGGGCAAGAACAAGACCGCCAACCACCACATGCTCAGCCAGGCGGCCTCGCCCTTCGACTACTGGTTCCACGTGGAGGACGGCCCGAGCTCACACGTCATCCTCAAACGCGACCACCCCGGCCAGGATGTGCCCGAAACCTCCCTGACCCAGGCCGCCATCCTTTGCGGGCTCAAAAGCTACCGCAAGGACGACGGCAAGGCCGACGTCATGTACGCCCTGGTCAAGGACGTACGCAAAGTCAAAGGGTTCAACCTCGGCCAGGTCGCCGTGGACCGCAAACTCGGCACCCTGCGCGTCGACCTCGACCCGTCGCTTGAAGAAAAATTAGGCTAA
- the mutY gene encoding A/G-specific adenine glycosylase codes for MDQTGFTRKLLQWYDAEHRDLPWRHDPSPYRVWISEIMAQQTQMDRVVEYYKRWMDRFPDIRSLADAHEEEILNLWEGLGYYSRARNLHRAAVLIQDQFNGEFPADFADIRSLPGVGDYTAGAVASIAFGRHEPAVDANVLRVFARLLDMDIPVRDRAGRNMVEDAVRRLIPHDRPGDFNQAVMEFGALICRKNPRCEACPVREFCRAYEKGTVPLRPVLPAAKETIRIDMATGFLVHRGRVLIQKRKPGDVWPGLWEFPGGCIEPGETPEQALRREYLEEVELAVEPVEKITVVRYSYTRYRVTMDCFLCRYDGEPAEPVFHEAVKGGFVKPAELSGYALPSGHRKLVDRMLADMRYAHLFKS; via the coding sequence ATGGACCAGACCGGATTCACGCGCAAGCTGCTTCAATGGTACGACGCCGAACACAGGGACCTGCCCTGGCGGCACGACCCCAGCCCCTACCGGGTCTGGATCTCCGAGATCATGGCCCAGCAGACGCAGATGGACCGGGTGGTGGAGTACTACAAGCGGTGGATGGACCGGTTCCCGGACATCCGTTCCCTGGCCGACGCCCACGAGGAAGAGATCCTCAACCTCTGGGAGGGGCTCGGCTACTACTCCCGCGCCCGCAACCTGCACCGAGCCGCCGTCCTGATCCAAGATCAATTCAACGGCGAGTTTCCTGCCGATTTTGCGGACATCCGCTCGTTGCCCGGCGTGGGCGACTACACGGCCGGGGCCGTGGCCTCCATCGCCTTCGGCCGGCATGAGCCCGCCGTGGACGCCAATGTCCTGCGGGTTTTCGCCCGTCTGCTCGACATGGACATCCCGGTCCGGGACCGGGCGGGACGCAATATGGTCGAGGATGCGGTCCGTCGGCTCATCCCCCACGACCGGCCGGGCGATTTCAACCAGGCGGTCATGGAGTTCGGGGCCCTGATCTGCCGCAAGAATCCGCGCTGCGAAGCGTGCCCGGTCCGTGAATTCTGCCGGGCGTATGAAAAGGGTACGGTCCCGCTCCGGCCGGTCCTGCCCGCGGCCAAGGAAACCATCCGCATCGACATGGCCACCGGCTTTTTGGTTCATCGGGGCAGGGTGCTCATCCAGAAACGCAAGCCCGGCGACGTCTGGCCCGGCCTGTGGGAATTCCCCGGCGGGTGCATCGAGCCCGGCGAGACCCCGGAGCAGGCCCTCCGACGCGAATACCTGGAAGAGGTGGAGCTGGCCGTGGAGCCGGTGGAGAAGATCACCGTGGTCCGCTACAGCTACACCCGCTACCGGGTGACCATGGACTGCTTCCTGTGCCGGTACGACGGTGAACCTGCCGAGCCGGTCTTCCACGAGGCGGTCAAGGGCGGGTTCGTCAAGCCCGCCGAACTCTCCGGCTATGCCCTCCCTTCGGGTCACCGCAAGCTGGTGGACCGCATGCTCGCCGACATGCGTTACGCCCACCTCTTCAAATCCTGA
- the gpmA gene encoding 2,3-diphosphoglycerate-dependent phosphoglycerate mutase, translating to MHKLVLIRHGQSEWNLENRFTGWTDVDLTSQGVREAVDGARLLKEEGFTFDVAHTSLLKRAIRTLWLVQDELDLMWLPVFKTWRLNERHYGALQGLNKAETAKKYGDDQVFVWRRSFDTSPPELEADDERFPGKDRRYADLAAEELPRCESLKLTIDRTMPYWFDSIAPQVRAGQKVLIVAHGNSLRGLVKFLDNMSDEAITKLNIPTGLPLVYELNDDLTPIRHYYLGDPEAAAKAAEAVANQAKGG from the coding sequence ATGCATAAATTGGTATTGATCCGACACGGACAGAGTGAGTGGAACCTGGAGAACCGGTTTACCGGCTGGACGGACGTGGACCTGACGAGCCAGGGGGTACGCGAGGCCGTGGACGGCGCGCGGCTGCTCAAGGAGGAGGGCTTCACCTTCGACGTGGCCCACACCTCCCTGCTCAAGCGGGCCATCCGAACCCTGTGGCTGGTCCAGGACGAGCTGGACCTCATGTGGCTGCCGGTCTTCAAGACCTGGCGGCTCAACGAGCGCCATTACGGCGCGTTGCAGGGGCTGAACAAGGCCGAGACCGCCAAAAAGTACGGCGACGACCAGGTCTTTGTCTGGCGGCGCAGCTTCGACACCTCACCGCCCGAGTTGGAGGCCGACGACGAGCGCTTCCCGGGCAAGGACCGGCGCTACGCGGACCTCGCGGCCGAAGAACTGCCGCGCTGCGAGAGCCTCAAACTGACCATCGACCGGACCATGCCCTATTGGTTTGACTCCATCGCCCCTCAGGTCCGCGCCGGGCAAAAGGTCCTCATCGTGGCCCACGGCAACTCCCTGCGTGGGCTGGTCAAGTTTCTGGACAACATGTCCGACGAGGCCATCACCAAGCTGAACATCCCCACCGGCCTGCCCCTGGTCTACGAGCTGAACGACGACCTGACCCCCATCCGGCACTATTACCTGGGCGACCCCGAGGCCGCGGCCAAGGCCGCCGAGGCAGTTGCCAACCAGGCCAAGGGGGGGTAG